ATGTCAAACATACAGGCATAAAAGAACAATTCGGCAAGCAAACATTATCATTTGTTGATTTTGACGATCAGCAGTATCAACTAATTTCTGATGAAAACAACAAAGGAGTTGCTACAGGTACACCTTGGCAAGATGGTCCTATCCCACTAGAATACGCTATTACAGGATTAGGTCCAATATTTGTGCGTGTTGCGAATTTTGACTATTTCAAAGAAATGCTAGAAAAAGTAATGCTCTTCACAGAAATTACAGCTGAAGGAGACTTCCACTTATTTGAGGTCGGAGAGGGAGGCAACGGTGCACAAATTGTTGTGGAATATAACACAATCCTGCCAGCAGCTCGTCAAGGTTTTGGTACTGTGCATCACGCAGCATTTCGCGTAGCAGATCGTGCTGTTTTAAATGAGTGGACAGAACGATTAGAAGGCTTTGGTTTCAATACATCTGGTTATGTTAACCGTCACTTCTTTGAATCGCTATATGCACGTGTAGCACCACAAATCTTATTTGAATGGGCGACAGACGGCCCTGGTTTTATGGGTGATGAGCCCTATGAAACATTGGGGGAAAAACTATCATTACCGCCTTTCTTAGAGCCTAAACGTGCACAAATTGAAGGGCTTGTTCGTCCAATTGATACTGTAAGAAGTACGGTTTCATTTGAAAAAGAATATGAGTAAGGTGTCATTTATTCTTAAGGAACACAATTTTACTAAAGCATAATGGATGATTGGAGTACGTCAACATGGAATTTACAAAGTTAATTGATAAACGTCGATCGGCAAATAATTTTATAGACGGTGTTGTAATGACGGAGGAGGATATCCGACCGATTTTAGAGGACGTCAAGCTTGCACCTTCAGCATTCAACTTGCAACATACAGAATATATCGTTGTGTTAGATCAAGAATT
The genomic region above belongs to Lysinibacillus sp. FSL W8-0992 and contains:
- a CDS encoding ring-cleaving dioxygenase encodes the protein MNHLKGIHHVTAITSSAEENYKFFTYVLGMRLVKKTVNQDDIQTYHLFFADDKGSAGTDMTFFDFPNIPKGVHGTNEISKTSFRVPTDAALAYWVKRFERLNVKHTGIKEQFGKQTLSFVDFDDQQYQLISDENNKGVATGTPWQDGPIPLEYAITGLGPIFVRVANFDYFKEMLEKVMLFTEITAEGDFHLFEVGEGGNGAQIVVEYNTILPAARQGFGTVHHAAFRVADRAVLNEWTERLEGFGFNTSGYVNRHFFESLYARVAPQILFEWATDGPGFMGDEPYETLGEKLSLPPFLEPKRAQIEGLVRPIDTVRSTVSFEKEYE